The genomic interval TAATTGATGGCTTATTTGCCTCCTTTTTTCATCACCCCATGGGCGGTGTAACGTTTTTCTGATGGATTacacataaaagaaaaacatcttTACCTAAATGCTGGTACTGAAGAAATACTGCTTGCTAGTATGCTACTGAcattcagaaaagaaaaggctgaAGTGCATAGTCGCTGCTCTGTTAGTCTCTAGAGAATTTTCCAGTCCTAACAAGTTAACCAGACAAATAACATCACATTATTACAGCGGCCCAAGGCCACAGGGAAATATAGATGGGGAGCTTCAGGACCTTGGGTGCCTGGGCAAAAAAGAGAAGCACCCTTGCATAATCAGATATCCAGTATTCCAGTGTTGTCCTCTGGGTAGAAGCGCCTAAGGTATGTAATTGAACCTTTTCACTTCACAACGCTTCCTGCAAAGCGAACATGGATTCAAACAGGGTGCTAGAATTACCGCATCAGACAGAGCCAATTATTCAAAACTGCTTATTGATGGATTCAAACAGGGTGCTAGAATTATGCTATATGATTTATGGATTCAAAACTGCTTGTTGATGAGTTGTAGAAATACAGGTAGTATACGTAAAATCACATGTTATATAAGGGGCAAAGGGCATGAGTAGAAAACTCACCATTAGCTCTGTCATCTGAAAAACTGATGGCAACATGCTCAAAGTAATCTCTCCTGGCATCTGCAtttaatcagaaaaaaaatggtggcaTATGGTTAGCATCACAGCCAAAAGTAAACTAGAAAACAAGGACGATAAAAATGTTATCCATGTACTAACCATGCTTCATACTTAAAGAAGGGTCTTCCTTCTCTTTATAGCCAACGACCTTTGCAGGGTTTCCTACTGCCATActtttaaacataattaaaaaaaatcaattcagATAAATTCTCAACACAAGACAATGATGATGTAATACATGCAGAAACAAAACGACatgtgtaaaataaataaagattcCATTACAAAATGGATATTACTGCGATCACCCTGGGacacatgtaaaataaataaatattccaTTACAAAATGCACATGATTGCGAGTTGACTATGTAAAGGCCTAATGGATTGTGTTAAGACATCACTAAAGGACTTCTCACCAAGTCACCAGGCACCAGCATTTTGATTCAAATGTTCATATAAAGATTATTCAAGCGTGAGCAAATGTTCATATAAAGATTATTCAAGCGTGAGCATAACCAGGCATCACTAAGTCAAGCACCTTGATAGGAAACATGATGCAACAAGGAAAGTAATACCTccattaatataaaaacactTTAAGATATGAAAAGGGAGGCactattttatatctaatataATGGAGTTCCTAGAAACTACTTTGCATGCTTTGAAcccagaagaagaaaaggtaaTTGGAGCATGTAGGTTTAGCTAATCCAATACCTAACTTTTAGGTAAATGCAATATCGTACGCTGAacagtatttaaaaaatatatcatggcTACTAACCTGTGGGGAGGAACATCCTTTAAAACAAGGGAACCAGCGGCAATCATGGCTCCCTCACCTACATTTATGTTGCCAAGGATAGTAGCACCAGCTCCAAGAAGAGCCCCCTGACCAATCTTGGGGTGCCTATCTCCATTTTCCTTGCCAGTACCACCAAGTGTAACACCCTGGAGCAAATCTGAGCTGTAAGCTGGTGAACTTTGATTCTGGTTACAGCTTTCAATAGAAACAAATccaatattttatgaatttgattttaagcAAAACAAACCAACATGGATACATGCAGGACATCCTGATCATAATTATGGTATGTATTTGGTTCCGACCAAGGGAAAATTTGTATTCTGAAACTATTTTACAGAACTCAAGGAAAACAACCTTTTATTCTTCTATACTCTTATACAACACAAATCAGAATGTCCATCATGCCGCTAATTATTCACCTTCATAAATGAATTGATGACTCATAATTACATAAAGTAAaacatttttctaaattaattaaaacatgtaatatatatatgtttagctGTTTGGTAGCCAAATCATATCGGTGCTATTATAAACCTATATTGGCACATTGtagtgtatatatttttttcgctACTTGCTTTAGCACTCAAAACTAAAACTGGATCTAgaatattgctatattttgaaaaatacagCTAGTAAGAACATAGTTATGCTGGGCACCTGCATTAATGAAACCCAGTTTCCAACAACGGCAGTTTCACCAATAACTAGACCTGTTCCATGATCCAGCAATATTCCCTCCCCAATTCTTGCAGCTGcagatttaataataaaggaCTTAGGAAGACAAAAGTTTGGGGGGGGGGCATGATAAggcataaaaaaacagaagacAAAATGTTCATAACTTAACtgttcaaaaatcaaaatttaaaagcaatataaaaaaacaaaacatgtcaACTATAAAAGGTGACAAACAATTATCCTGCCAAAGATGATAATACAGGCGAAACATCACATATCACCATACATCATTTGAATGTTAAACAGGAAAAGGCTAATCATAATATTGAACATATATCATTGCAGAACAATAATATACCTGGGTGTATATCCACTGCAAAAACCTGAAAGGAAATATGATACCAAATGTTACTGAAGGAGAACTATCCGCTAAAGCAATGTAAAAATCTGattcataagaaaataaatggtcacCTCACTGATACGGCTCTGTAGTGCCAATGCCAGAACTTTACGCCCTTGATTCCATAATACATGGGCTATCCTATAGGATTGCAACGAATGATAACCCTGAAGTGGTTGACAAGCAGCATTAGAGTTTTAAGAAGTCACATGTGGGATGATAACAATATTATACAAGCAGTATGTTATTTCTGTATGATGTGGGATTGGTTTTGGGGGACTCTTATGACCATCTGTATCAAAAGTATCTAGTAATACATACCTTCAGGTACAACAATGCCCAACTGTATTGTGCACACGCAGGATCTCGGTCTTTAAATGCCTGGAATGGAACATTGATTCTACAGTTGTCAAGAGATCAATGGGATAATACAGAACGAGATAGCATGTGAACATAAACATGGCACATCAGTAGAATACTCTATAGCAATGGACTCACCTGAGCATCAAGGCGAATAGAACGACGTATCTCTTTGTTGTTCATCATGACATCATTGAAAATGTCTATTAGCTGAGTTGCCAGCAATGTTGGATCTTCGAGCCTGTTTGCAAGGACGAAACTCAACGCCCTCTCGAGACAATCATGAGATAGTACGCTGGCGTACAAGAAGCTACTTAAAATAGGCTCCTTTTCAGCCTGTAAACAGTATAAGaatcaacaataaaaaattaagcttTGTCATAATTAAACAGCCATAAATATCAGATGTAACCATGAAGGATGGAGCTGATGTTTAAGACTGGTACTCATGCAATTGTAGTTTGGTTTTATTGCTTGatcttttctgaaaaaaataaagctttCACACAGTCACAGGTATGAAATGTTTCAGAACCTGCGATCTTAGTCTTCAATTTTTCACTCTTCAGGCAACTTAACTTACTAAACTACCTGGCTCTTAAGTTTCactcattcatatttttaactgATACCATTTTTCCCTCCAGAATTATTTGGTTGTACTCAACCAGCAAATATGACACGCTCACTGAATCAGGAGAACAAACAAatagcaacattttttttttctcccaagGGCCATAGCAGCTATTCCCTCTgttgttttaaattatattgtaagattttctggcCCTGCATTCGTACGTGTATTAATCAATCtagacaaatatacaaaatatataaatcgaTACATGGATGAGTCTAGTCAAACActgaaaatcttataatatagaaccgATGTAGTAAAtttgaagaaaatattattaaatcaATTCATGTTTTTATCCAACTAAAACGAAGCAGTTACTCACACGACATCAAAGCAGAAGACAATATCGCGAAGTGTTAACTCAAAATAACAAGAGAACTCATGGTATATAGAATTTTTGCAGCCTCGAACCCAGATCGAACCGAAAGAACTCTCTAGACCTAAGAACATGCAAAACTTTATTGAATCCAAACAAGACCATTAAAAATCGTAACCTTTCCTCGTTCCAACCCAAAATTCAGTCTGTCCGGCAGCATCAGGAAAGCCACGACCAATTTAGAAAGAGGCAAGCAAAGCTTCGATCAATCCCCGAGAGCGATCTCGTGAGCCGTACTCACCTCAGACTTGGCCTCCGACTTGACGGCCTCCCATATGGGGtcctcggcggcgtcgactATGCCCCGGACCACCGCCGCGGAACTCGCCCGCGAGCTCCCCATCACGTAGATGGGGAACATGGTCTCCGAACGGCTCCTCCACTCCCCCGCGCACGATCCGCAGCCGCCGGCCTGCGCgagcctccctctccccctcgccgccgcctcgccgccgtggtcCTCCACCTTCTCGAGCACCAGGCACCCGCACGACGTCATGGGCCGAAGCAGCGAAGCCCCGTCGGCTCCTCGTGGCCCTAGGGCTATTCCTCCCtcgcggcggtcggccggccggccggcccgaCGCGGCGAGTCGCCGGCGCGCCCGGGAGGGAGAGgccgagaggagggagagcggAATCAGCGAAACCAAATGGCGAGTACGAAAGAGCGGTTGGGAGCAAACGGaatcggcgaggacgacgggcTTATTTACGGGCCACTGCCACTGACGGCGTCACCGCCGTCTGGGGATGCGCGCCCGAGACGAGGGCCCCCCTCCCTTGGCGGcttgcgcggcggcgcgagggattTTGCGGCGAAGTGGGGTccagcggcggtggtggtggtggtgtacTGAAACAGCAGCCACGGCTTTATCGCTTCCGCCTTTCGGCTCGGCGCCTCCCCGGCCGGGGAAAGGGGGGGACCCCGGAGAGACAAATCCTACGGCTcgcggcgcgccgcgcgcgggtGGGTGGGTGGACGGGGCCCGGGacgtgtgtgtgtggtggTGGCGCGATGCCGCGCAGCTCGCGTGTGTCACCGTGTGCAGCTCGCGCCGGGCGAGGCGAACGGTGGGCGAGTCCGTGCAGGAAGCGCGGGCTGGTGGACACGACCGCTTGGTGTTTTCCTGCAAGCAGAAGCAGGCGACACGGCCGGATAGTCTCCAACAGTGTTACTGCTAGTACGGTATAAACCGAGGATGTGATGGGCTGTGTCGTTGTGCCACTGGGACCGGACGACGTTTCAACCCTTTCTTTTGActcaaaatgtaaattttaacaagttaattttataattttttaatcataaactattgttagtttttgtttttaaaaacatgtatatagaagttatttataattataactaTGCTAttaagtttttgaaaaaacaaatgattgcaCCTTATTAGTTAGTGCTCGGTACCTACCCTCGTCACAGTTATCTATCCTGTTGCAATTGGTCGTGGACCTCACGGTCAAGGTCATGGCATGCGTGAAGTTAGCCACCATACCTGTACCAATCCTGTTCCTGAGGTCAGCAAtcattgacaaaaaaatggcCCAACCTCAACGTGTTTGTtggcgaaaatttttggatcaaCTGTGGTTTAACGTTTGATTGGATATCAAAAGATTTTAATGACTaactaaaaactaattacatagaaTGTCAGAAAACCACATGACAAAATTTTAAGCcaaattaatctgtcattaatACATGTGAGCTACCGTAGTAGTCATgactaattatagactaattaggctcaaaagtttTGTCTCATAAATTCATTCCAAAcaatacaattagtttttttaactatatttaatgctctatacatgtgtccaaagattcaacGTGACGGGTGAACACGACaatttttgaactaaacaggcctTGTTGGTCACATCTTAGTGTACAAACAACAGCTCTCATCTTTTGtcttttacttatatttataagtcaaaacttaaaattttaaactttaaagttgattttaactttttctcCGATGGTTGTTTTATAACATTGTTTCACTATGAACATAtgtatgaaagttttatttgtaaattattttctatttatatatattgtttgtccGTCTCTTttaaaaactcaaaagatgATCGTTGTATGTATCATCAgcgtttttaaaaaaaatcatacgcATAGATAAAATGACATTAGAGAGCCACACCAAATTACAAAACCAAACTGAatgttgttttttaataaaaaaacaaatggtgaagaaaaagacaaatattaGGAACATGGTCTCTCCGTAGTCATTTGTTAATGTTATATTTCACAAAGAGAGTTAAACTTGGTCATGTAATTTTGTGTAGTTGTGTGTAATACTCTAATATCATCTTACCAATGTGcatgatgtttaatttttttccaaaacttaTGTACAatagttttcaaatttacaTCTATGGTCTTCACCAGAGATGCGGTTTTCACATCATATTTAGCTATACAATGCTCCAAAATCTGCTCGCAAGGTCCACCAACGCAACGATTCTCCCTAAAACGAAGCGCGAATATCCGCGGCTGCTTTGCATCTGTGGTGCGTCGGATTTCTCCTCTTCGGTGCCCCACGCCGACGTGTCCACACCACCCACCGTCTATTTTGTCCCCCTCTAAAAACCCCCGTTGCCGCATCCACTCCCCCTCTccttctcgccgccgccgccgccgctgcttccCTCCCGCGCTCCCCGACGCTTCGCCGCAGCGAAAGGCCGGCGAGGAGACAGCGAAggggccgcgcgcgcgcgggcggaagGAGCAAGCGAGAATGTCGCCGATGCTGGCGACGCGGCCGGACTTCACGGCCGTGCTGCTCTCCCCGTCGCCCTCCCCGCCGTCCGGCCTCCGCGTGCGGCccttgccggcgccggcgccggcgggggtgGCGAGGGCGCGCTTTCTCGCTCCTCGGGCGGCGGCTTCGGCGACCGCTACCGTCTCCGCGAAGCCGACAGCGGTGTCGCCGCTGTCCGCGGACCGCACCGTCGTCCGTATCGGGCTCCCCAGCAAGGGCCGGATGTCCGAGCAAACCCTAAGCCTCCTCAAGGTCCCGTACATCGTCTCCGCGCCTGCTTCCGCTGCTCGGTTTTGTTGTGCTGTTTGTGCCTCATGGCAATTCTGTAGTTTCGTGGGTTGACATGGTGTTGACATGCTGTTTGTGCGTCTGATGGTGCAGAGCTGCCAATTGTCAGTGCGCCATCTCAACCCGCGGCAGTACACTGCAGATATCCCGCAGGTGAGTCCTATCCATGCTCTGGGCATTGTCTTGTATCAGCTCATGATTTCTGCAGGGCAATTGCTGCGTATCATATATTGTACGTATGCGCTGTTGCTAGTATAGTAGTATGGTTGTATGAATTCCCTTTTGATTGTTGAGAAAATATGCTATGGCAATGCTAAACTAATGTTGCTCTACCCCTTCGACAATGAGTGAAATATTGCCATCATATACACTATCAATCTTTTACTTTACTCGTTCCCTTTAAAATTGTCCTCAACATCTGATTGTTGGGGGCAAAATGGGCATTGTTCGCATGATCAATATGTAGATGCCAATAACTAGCAGCACTAATTGATGAAGTAAAAGATATGTTTTCTTCCAAATAATCTAAATATCAGTAAAATACTCTCCTCAATTACATCATGTGTTCACTATATAAGGAGATgtctgtttaaaaaatatcattttttatgaaaccTATGTCACAGTTATTGTACGTTGTCCACACTAGCTTAAAAGTTTTGATtgatattatttgatttatttcatTTAATATGGATAACATTGGCAACTTTACCTACATCTTGACTCTGTCTCTTTGTCATCTTTAGGTATGTATTGACATGTGGTTGCCTGTTCAGAAAACTATTATGGATAGGTTAAAGTATCGAATCATAcatttttcttaactttttcCTTTATGCAGGTCCCAAATTTGGAGGTTTGGTTTCAGAGGCCCAAAGATATTGTTCGTAAACTGCAATCTGGGGATCTTGACCTTGGCATTGTGGGTTTTGACATAGTCAGTGAATATGGGCAGGTATTTTGAAATTGATATTAAATACTTTGGCTCAGATTGTGCATACCTCTGGATTTAAAAGTTCTTCTATGCTTATTTGTTGGATATATAGCATTCTTGATTTCAAATTCCTAAAGGGTTTAATGGATTATGCTTCTACTTATCTGAGATTTCCTGTGGCAGGGTAGTGATGATTTAGTAGTTGTTCATGATGCTCTCGAGTTTGGACATTGTCGTTTGTCCCTTGCGGTATGGTGTTTTAGAATCGTTCATGTACAACTATACTTGCTACTTTGCTGAAAAAATGTATCTGAAACTGTCAAAATGCATAATCAGGTTCCTAAAGAAGGCATTTTTGAGAATATAAATACTCTGGAGGAGTTGGCAAATATGCCTGAATGGACACAAGAGAGGCCAATGCGTGTAGTTACAGGATTCGGATATGTATGGTCGCGAACGAACTCAAAGTTGTTCAAGTGTTCCCCCCTCATGACATGATTTGATGATCGTTTaactaagttttttttgtgttgcAGCTAGGGGAAAAGTTTTTGAGAGAAAGTGGGTTCAATCATGTTTCATTCTTAGCTGGAGATGGAGCTCTTGAATCATATCCTGCTGTGAGATTGCACTTTTCTTATAACTTCCATTGGTTTCTTTGTACTTCCAAATTCCTTTCCTCTTGCACTTCTTTGTTTATCTAGTCGATGGCACAATGTCGTAGTTTGCTCATATCTGTTCCTTcataatacttatatttagatCATAGTAAAACCAAATCTGAATATTTCTGTCCCAATACTTCAGCTTTCACCACAGAATAGGTATGTTGCATGGTATTGTTTGTACCGCtgtactatttttttgttatttattatttattatgacATTGGTATGTTACAAAGCTGCATCGAAGTTGAAGTGTACCATACTTTACAGTAATTTAAATCGTAATATATCTGAACTAGACATTCTTCACATGTTAATCGGCAGAGGAGTTGTCTTTacttctttattattattattctatATTGGCATGTTTGTCTTTAATCTTGATCTGTTAGCTTGTATGTCCTTACACGATCCATCATTAGCCTATCAAAAGTTAGTGAATGCTAATAATTCCTTTTTCCACTCATGAAGATGGGTATGGCTGATGTTATAGTGGATCTTGTGAGTAGTGGAACAACCTTGCGTGAGAATAATTTGAAGGAAATTGATGGTGGAGTAGTTTTGGAAAGCCAGGTAAGCCTaacctctctccttccctctctgaCACGTGTGCACAGCACATGGGAGAACAAATGCCTTGTAGTTTTAATTTACATTTGCTTCAAGTCATGCTTGTCTGTGAGACATCTAATATCACACAGGCCACACTTGTCGCATGCAGGCGATCGCTGCACAAACGTAATGGTGTTTTGGAGATTACACATGAGATGCTTGAAAGATTAGAGGCTCACCTCACAGCAACTGGGGAGCTAATGGTGAaccattttttagtttaaattgtGTGATAACTCAATTAATACCTTAATCGTTACTCACAATTATACTTTATATTGCCATATAAGGTCACAGCAAACATGAGGGGGAACAGTGCGGAAGAAGTGGCAGAAAGAGTTCTCAGTCAAACATCATTATGTGGATTACAggtatcattaaaaatattcaaagtaGTAATAATATACTTCTTTTATATACTGACCATGAATAGCATGCTCTTATTAGCAGATACTAgaatatcttttaaaatattttattatttccaCATTCATAAATCACATtctataatcttgaactgAAAATATAGTTGTGCTGTAGCTGCTCTAATATCTAGACCTCATTCGTCATAATCTGGCCCTTTAAACATGAGGTGCtgatcttttcttctttgttgaTTGAGAATGGAATTTACTAGTTTACTGTTAGACAAGGCCTGGGCCGCCTGGCAGTGTTCCattaaagaaaagaaggaattTCTAGTGCACTGGAGTGGTATTGGCTGTTCTTATTAATAtcgtttttaaattttaatatgtaaCATCTACCGTTTCTTGTGGCCTGCACTATGTACACTGATGCACCAATGTTTTGACATATATTATACTTGGAGTGAGACAAAATCCAGTTCTAGTCTTTTACCTTTGAAATAAAACTAGTTCT from Oryza brachyantha chromosome 3, ObraRS2, whole genome shotgun sequence carries:
- the LOC102702081 gene encoding ATP phosphoribosyltransferase, chloroplastic, with translation MSPMLATRPDFTAVLLSPSPSPPSGLRVRPLPAPAPAGVARARFLAPRAAASATATVSAKPTAVSPLSADRTVVRIGLPSKGRMSEQTLSLLKSCQLSVRHLNPRQYTADIPQVPNLEVWFQRPKDIVRKLQSGDLDLGIVGFDIVSEYGQGSDDLVVVHDALEFGHCRLSLAVPKEGIFENINTLEELANMPEWTQERPMRVVTGFGYLGEKFLRESGFNHVSFLAGDGALESYPAMGMADVIVDLVSSGTTLRENNLKEIDGGVVLESQATLVACRRSLHKRNGVLEITHEMLERLEAHLTATGELMVTANMRGNSAEEVAERVLSQTSLCGLQGPTISPVYCSRDGKVAVEYYAINVVVPQKSLYKSIQQLRSIGGSGVLVTKLTYIFDEETPRWRKLLSELGL
- the LOC102711134 gene encoding probable serine acetyltransferase 2 yields the protein MTSCGCLVLEKVEDHGGEAAARGRGRLAQAGGCGSCAGEWRSRSETMFPIYVMGSSRASSAAVVRGIVDAAEDPIWEAVKSEAKSEAEKEPILSSFLYASVLSHDCLERALSFVLANRLEDPTLLATQLIDIFNDVMMNNKEIRRSIRLDAQAFKDRDPACAQYSWALLYLKGYHSLQSYRIAHVLWNQGRKVLALALQSRISEVFAVDIHPAARIGEGILLDHGTGLVIGETAVVGNWVSLMQGVTLGGTGKENGDRHPKIGQGALLGAGATILGNINVGEGAMIAAGSLVLKDVPPHSMAVGNPAKVVGYKEKEDPSLSMKHDARRDYFEHVAISFSDDRANGSVVK